The sequence below is a genomic window from Methanosarcinales archaeon.
GATGGTGAACCAGGACTCTCATATATTCTTGAAGCTTTTAAAAAGGGACTGCATGTGGTCACCTCGAATAAGGGGCCCCTTGCCCTAAAATACGGGGAGCTGTGCCATGAGGCAAAAAAGAACAGGGTACAGTTCAGGTTTGAAGCAACCGTGGGCGGGGCTATGCCCATCCTGAACCTGGCAAAAGATGCACTGGCAGGAAACAGGATCATCGGTATAGAAGGTATATTGAACGGTACATGCAATTACATACTAAGCAGGATGTTTGAGGAGGGTTTGCCCTATAAACATGTATTGGGGGAAGCACAGGAACTGGGTATTGCAGAAACCGATCCAACCTACGATGTTGAGGGGATCGATACGGCATGCAAGCTGGTCATCCTGGCAAATTCCATATTTGGTATGGATGTAACTTATGATGATGTAGAGATTACAGGCATTACAAAGATCACGGCTGAGGCCCTGATGCTGGCAGGTGCTGAAGGGATGGTGATCAAACTAATCGGTGAAGTGCGGGATGGTGATGATGCAATATTGTGCGTAGCGCCCAGGCTGGTGCCAAAATCCCATCCATTGGTAGTTG
It includes:
- a CDS encoding homoserine dehydrogenase, which translates into the protein MKPMRLSIIGFGAVGQGVARALINKLDELKKSGIDLKVVAISDSHGSCINPKGIDLEAALQRKVETGSVATSKISSIEVIKNVEHELMIDVTPTNIDDGEPGLSYILEAFKKGLHVVTSNKGPLALKYGELCHEAKKNRVQFRFEATVGGAMPILNLAKDALAGNRIIGIEGILNGTCNYILSRMFEEGLPYKHVLGEAQELGIAETDPTYDVEGIDTACKLVILANSIFGMDVTYDDVEITGITKITAEALMLAGAEGMVIKLIGEVRDGDDAILCVAPRLVPKSHPLVVGGTLNVALLKTDMAGPISVTGRGAGSLETASAILSDVIAIYKSSS